The window CGGGCCAGCCGAACGTGCCGTTGATGAAGAGGTCGTCGGTCTCGCTGTCGAAGAACTCGACGTCGGCGGCCTGCTGGCCGGCGCGGATGTTCAGGCGGTCGTTGAAAAGGCTCTGCTCGAAATAGGCGTTGTAGAGCCGCTGGTCGGGCAGCGCCTCGATCTCGCTGATGGTGGCGAGGTTCATGATGTAGTTTCGCGTCAGCCCGCGGCCGTAGATGATGTAGCCGTTGGCGTAGAATCGCCCGCCGGTCCATCCGACCAGCTTGTCGAGATCGGCGTCGATCGAGAGATCGAGACGGCCGAAATGGATCGCGCCGCGCCCGACCCCGCCCGACACGTTGCCGATGTTGTCGGCGATGTAGGTCGCACCGAAATTCAGGCCCTTGTTGGCGAGCCCGTCATGCCATTCGTTGAACCATTTTGGAAACAGCCAGTCGGCCGCGCTCTCGTCCTTGGCGCCGGCGAAAGCGCTGGTGCTGGCGAACAGCAGCGCCGCAATCACGGACGCACTTCGCAACACGGATATCTGGGTCCCACTCACAACGAATACCGGCTGACATGCGCTACTTTTTGAAGATACCGGTGCGCCGCATGAACAGATAAGCGAGGCCGATCGAGCTCGCCATCAGCGCCGCCGCCCAGAGGAACCCCTCGTCGACGTCGGTCAGCGGCAGGCCCTTGGTGTTCATGCCGAAGATGCCGGTGATCAGCGTCGGCGGCAGCAAGAGCGTGGTCACGATCGAGAGCGTGTGGAGGTGGCGATTGCTCTCCTCCTCGTTCTTGAAGCGCAGCTCCTCCTCGAGCAGGCGACTGCGCTCGCGCAGCTCGACGATGTCGTGGTCGAGCCCGTCCAGCCGCTGGGCGAGCTTGCCGGCTTGAATGCGCAAGCCCGGCGACAGATGGTCAGTGTTCTTCTGGTCGAGCCGATGGAACAGCACGCGCAGGCCGGTGAGCTGGCGGTGCAGCCTGACGCAGGTCCGGCGCAGCCGGCCGAGGGTGCGGCGCATCTCCGGCTTCGCATCGTCGGCGAGAATGCGTTCCTCGATGCCATCGATCTCCTGCCCGAGCTTGTCGGCCATCCTGTCGAGTGTGTCGGCGACCTCGTCGACGATCTTTTCCAGGAGATGGGCGACATTGTCGATGCGATAGCCGCTTTCGAGCACGCGCCGCGTCGCATCCGCCGAACACAGCGCCTGGTGACGGCCGGAAACCAGCAGATGCTCGGTCATGGCGAAGCGCAGGAACGCGGTGTCCTCGGTCGCGCTGTCGATCTCGCGGACGAGATCGGAGAACACGCCGTAGACGCAATGGTCGATGACGTGAAGCTGCTGGAACGTATCGTTCGACAGCAGCAATTCGCGCGCGAGCGGAGGCAGGCTGGAGGCCACAATCCACGGACGTACGCGCGCGTCGGTCAGGTTGAAATGCAGCCAGAGCCGGCCGTCATGGCTGAACTCGATCGGCTGGTCGATCGGCAGCGCCTCGGCGCTGCCGTCACCGTGCAGGCGAAACGCCCAGACCAGGCCGGGAATGGCGGGCACGGCATCCGATAACGCGCTGACAAGCTTTGCCGGCTCAGCCATGCTGATCCCCCACGTCCAAGCAGCCCATGTCCGGGGGGCTGTTCGCAGCCTCCTCCGGATCCTCGGGGTACTCAATTACGCCAGTGTTACAGTTTGATGATGCAGGGCGACGAAGCTGATCGCCCTACTCCGCAGCCAGCCCCGTCACAGCCGCCGCCTCGGCCTCTTTGACGTAGTCGTGCACCACGCGGCCGAACGGCAGCGTCAAATCGGCGATGTAGTGATGCGCGCCGATGCAGCGGTGAACCGGGAAATCCGCAACCGGCGCATTGACATGCGGCACCAGATGCAGCCGGCCGGGCCCCATCCAGGAGCCCTTCGGCACGATGTCGATGAGGTTGATCGCGACGAGCTGGCAGACCTCGAGTTGGCCGTCGACGCCGGGGATCATCTTCAGATTAATTTGCGTCTTCGACAGCGTGGCGCGGGTGAGATCGCCGTTGCCGGCCATGCTCTCGTGCTTGTAGCCCATGGTGCCCATGGCGACGAGCTGGCCGGCATATTCTAGCGTGCCCGTCAGCGTGTCCTTGACGATCTCGAGTTTTGGATGGGCGTATTTCTTGGGAAAGCCCCAGATTTCGCGGCCGGCCGCGATCGGCGGATCGTCGTCGAGATACATCTGCGAGACGAAGTTGACCTCCTCGCCGTGCAGCCGCGCCGGGATCACGAGGCCGGACTCGGTGTAGCTGCCGAAGCCCGAGGAGTCCGGCATCTTGATCCATTCATAATGCACGATCGGCTGGTCGATCGGCTCCAGCGGTTCAGGCAGGCCGGCGCGGATCAGATCCGGATCGGTCTCGTAGGTGATGACGAGGAATTCGCGGTTGACGAAGCGGTAGGGTCCGGCCGGATAGCTCGGGCCGGCTGCCGGCATGGACGGAAGTCTCAGCAAATCTTCCCTGCGCATCGCGGATCTCCTGTGTGATGTCTGTGATGTCGGCCCGGCAGCATCTCGCCCGATGCAAATTGCTAGCCGCCCTCATTGACTGCGATGTGAAGGATTTCCGTCAGCCGCGCGACCTGCCGCCATTCCCGCTGCGGTTGACGTGCACGCGGACGATGCATCGGCGCCGAATTTGTCATCACGCCGTCACCACCCGCCGCAATCGTCCAGGAAAGGCAGGAGGCTCGCCATGGACGCCCGCACGTCGCAACCAGCACATCAGACCCATCAACCGCCGTCGCGGGGCTGGCGACCCGAGCGCTGCGACCGCGTCGCGCTGGTGCTGCAGGGCGGCGGCGCACTCGGCGCCTACCAGGCCGGCGTCTACCAGGCGCTGCACGAGGCCGGCATCGAACCCGACTGGGTCTGCGGTGTCTCTATCGGCGCGATCAACTCGGCGATCATCGCCGGCAACAAGCCGGAGAAGCGGCTCGAGGCGTTGCGCGTGTTCTGGGAGCGCATCACCAACCGCAAGATCTGGCACTACACGCCGGATGGCGACATCTTCCGCCAGTGGCGCAACCTCACCAGCGCGTGGATGACGTCCGCGATGGGCCAGCCGGGCTTCTTCACTCCGCACCAGGTCAATCCCTGGCTCAGCCCTGTCGGCGCCAGGACCGCCACCAGCTATTA is drawn from Bradyrhizobium diazoefficiens and contains these coding sequences:
- a CDS encoding transporter, with amino-acid sequence MAEPAKLVSALSDAVPAIPGLVWAFRLHGDGSAEALPIDQPIEFSHDGRLWLHFNLTDARVRPWIVASSLPPLARELLLSNDTFQQLHVIDHCVYGVFSDLVREIDSATEDTAFLRFAMTEHLLVSGRHQALCSADATRRVLESGYRIDNVAHLLEKIVDEVADTLDRMADKLGQEIDGIEERILADDAKPEMRRTLGRLRRTCVRLHRQLTGLRVLFHRLDQKNTDHLSPGLRIQAGKLAQRLDGLDHDIVELRERSRLLEEELRFKNEEESNRHLHTLSIVTTLLLPPTLITGIFGMNTKGLPLTDVDEGFLWAAALMASSIGLAYLFMRRTGIFKK
- a CDS encoding acetoacetate decarboxylase; translation: MRREDLLRLPSMPAAGPSYPAGPYRFVNREFLVITYETDPDLIRAGLPEPLEPIDQPIVHYEWIKMPDSSGFGSYTESGLVIPARLHGEEVNFVSQMYLDDDPPIAAGREIWGFPKKYAHPKLEIVKDTLTGTLEYAGQLVAMGTMGYKHESMAGNGDLTRATLSKTQINLKMIPGVDGQLEVCQLVAINLIDIVPKGSWMGPGRLHLVPHVNAPVADFPVHRCIGAHHYIADLTLPFGRVVHDYVKEAEAAAVTGLAAE